In Callospermophilus lateralis isolate mCalLat2 chromosome 18, mCalLat2.hap1, whole genome shotgun sequence, one DNA window encodes the following:
- the Cacng8 gene encoding voltage-dependent calcium channel gamma-8 subunit yields MEAAGTAPPPLPRWWPTAPRLPVVKLESLKRWNEERGLWCEKGVQVLLTTVGAFAAFGLMTIAISTDYWLYTRALICNTTNLTAGDDGPQHRGGGGASEKKDPGGLTHSGLWRICCLEGLKRGVCVKINHFPEDTDYDHDSAEYLLRVVRASSIFPILSAILLLLGGVCVAASRVYKSKRNIILGAGILFVAAGLSNIIGVIVYISANAGEPGPKRDEEKKNHYSYGWSFYFGGLSFILAEVIGVLAVNIYIERSREAHCQSRSDLLKAGGGAGGSGGSGPSAILRLPSYRFRYRRRSRSSSRSSEPSPSRDASPGGPGGPGFASTDISMYTLSRDPSKGSVAAGLAGAGGGGGAGAYSGAAGGAGGGSGAGAERDRGGAPGFLTLHNAFPKEAGGGVTVTVTGPPAAPAPAPPAPAAPAPGTLAKEAAASNTNTLNRKTTPV; encoded by the exons ATGGAag CCGCCGGCACGGCCCCGCCCCCGCTGCCCCGGTGGTGGCCCACGGCCCCCCGGCTGCCCGTGGTCAAACTGGAGTCGCTGAAGCGCTGGAACGAAGAGAGGGGCCTCTGGTGCGAGAAGGGCGTGCAGGTGCTGCTGACCACGGTGGGGGCCTTCGCGGCCTTCGGGCTCATGACCATCGCCATCAGCACCGACTACTGGCTGTACACGCGCGCGCTCATCTGCAACACCACCAACCTCACGGCCGGCGACGACGGCCCCCAGCATCGCGGGGGCGGCGGCGCCTCCGAGAAGAAGGACCCCGGGGGCCTCACGCACTCGGGCCTCTGGAGGATCTGCTGCCTGGAAG GGCTGAAAAGAGGCGTCTGCGTGAAGATCAACCATTTTCCGGAGGACACGGACTACGACCACGACAGCGCGGAGTATCTGCTCC GAGTTGTCCGGGCCTCCAGCATCTTCCCCATCCTGAGCGCCATCCTGCTGCTGCTCGGGGGCGTGTGCGTGGCGGCCTCCCGCGTCTACAAGTCCAAGAGGAACATCATTCTGGGAGCCGGGATCCTGTTCGTGGCAGCAG GCTTGAGCAACATCATCGGAGTGATCGTGTACATCTCTGCCAACGCGGGCGAGCCGGGCCCGAAGCGGGATGAGGAGAAGAAGAACCACTACTCGTACGGCTGGTCCTTCTACTTCGGCGGGCTGTCCTTCATCCTGGCCGAGGTGATCGGCGTGCTGGCCGTCAACATCTACATCGAGCGCAGCCGCGAGGCGCACTGCCAGTCTCGCTCGGACCTGCTCAAGGCCGGCGGGGGCGCGGGCGGCAGTGGCGGGAGCGGCCCCTCGGCCATCCTCCGTCTGCCCAGTTACCGCTTCCGCTACCGCCGCCGCTCCCGCTCCAGCTCCCGCTCCAGCGAGCCGTCGCCGTCGCGGGACGCGTCTCCCGGCGGCCCGGGCGGCCCGGGCTTCGCCTCCACGGACATCTCCATGTACACGCTCAGCCGCGACCCGTCCAAGGGCAGCGTGGCCGCGGGGTTGGCGGGggctggcggcggcggcggcgcgggCGCGTACAGCGGCGCGGCCGGGGGCGCCGGGGGCGGCAGCGGGGCGGGCGCCGAGCGGGACCGCGGGGGTGCTCCCGGCTTCCTCACGCTGCACAACGCCTTCCCCAAGGAGGCGGGCGGCGGCGTCACGGTCACGGTCACCGGGCCGCCCGCCGCGCCCGCGCCCGCGCCGCCCGCGCCCGCCGCCCCCGCCCCCGGGACCCTGGCCAAGGAGGCCGCCGCCTCCAACACCAACACGCTCAACAGGAAAACCACGCCCGTGTAG